One Microcaecilia unicolor chromosome 8, aMicUni1.1, whole genome shotgun sequence DNA window includes the following coding sequences:
- the LOC115475821 gene encoding cAMP-dependent protein kinase inhibitor gamma-like yields MEVESAYSDFITCDRTGRRNAVPDIKGDSNSSSVRELAGEMGDLSIQGSESPSDTAASDDKAGERPDGQGDHSAS; encoded by the exons ATGGAGGTCGAGTCTGCGTACTCTGATTTCATCACATGCGATCGAACTGGTCGAAGGAATGCCGTTCCAGACATCAAAGGAGATTCAAATTCCAGTAGTGTGCGAGAGCTGGCAGGTGAAATGGGTGACCTTTCTATCCAAGGCTCAG AGAGCCCATCAGACACAGCTGCATCGGACGACAAGGCTGGGGAGAGGCCAGATGGACAAGGTGATCACTCTGCATCATGA